One segment of Bradyrhizobium sp. CB2312 DNA contains the following:
- a CDS encoding AAA family ATPase encodes MNIAGDLRPLVSLADSGLDAQTKSLLQLRDFLRREWRLIAFVTILSSALGATYVGFAPRKFTAQTDMFVDTKGITAPQSETSQETRGVDDSIVESEIETTKSEKVGKSVIRRLHLTEDPEFVRSGHGLFGRAAGLFGLAKKSDERLSSAELERRALATLNDNLRVTRLGRSYVEQIAYTSLDPDKAARIANAFAEAYIDYRLQAKYEATRRASAWLEERISELRQQASNAYKAVQDFKAENGIIIGVEGKLASEVELDQLGVALAKARADTSQARAKLDRIQLILEQRPEKENFAIPDPVVTDALNSQVITKLRQKFLENQNRQAEWSVRYGPDHEAVKNLRSEMAALQRSIWDEISRIAESYKSELQIAKSQEEAIDKRMLEIFQQSGSTRQAQVRLRELETGANTYRGIYEAFLSRFTQSVQQQSFPSTEARVVTEASAPSKPSSPKVGITLAFAVMCGLGLGALSAIAREQFMHRRVHTRDQLETLLGTSCLAAFPQLSRLKARLRGRSSAFRQINEAPPFSATAEALRYIKVAIDLYPGEAKVIGITSALPGEGKTTVAAAVAAFLAKTGARTLVIDSDLRSPALSQTLGYIDERGLQKMAAEGLALADVVIPDPNFKFDVIPSPATARPSNSSDVLSAPSIRKELERARQDYDYILCDLPPILPIVDVKAVAGLFDAFIMVVEWGNSTDEVLKAVRSSPLLSERLVGAVLNKTDETFMRRFEGYSDRRYAYYTK; translated from the coding sequence ATGAACATTGCCGGCGACCTTCGGCCCCTCGTTAGCTTGGCAGACAGTGGCTTGGATGCCCAGACGAAGTCGTTGCTCCAATTGCGTGACTTCCTCCGTCGCGAGTGGCGTCTCATCGCTTTCGTGACGATTTTGTCATCAGCGCTTGGAGCCACTTATGTCGGATTCGCCCCGCGCAAATTCACTGCGCAGACGGACATGTTCGTAGACACCAAAGGTATCACGGCGCCCCAGTCTGAAACCTCACAGGAGACCCGTGGTGTCGACGACTCGATCGTCGAAAGCGAGATTGAGACCACAAAATCGGAAAAGGTCGGCAAGTCCGTCATACGCCGGTTGCATCTCACCGAGGACCCTGAATTTGTCAGATCTGGCCACGGACTCTTCGGCCGCGCTGCCGGACTATTTGGACTGGCTAAGAAGTCTGATGAGCGCCTCTCCTCTGCCGAGCTGGAGCGTCGAGCACTTGCAACCCTCAATGACAATCTACGTGTTACGAGGTTGGGCCGCAGTTATGTCGAACAGATAGCCTATACTTCCTTGGATCCAGACAAGGCTGCGCGAATTGCAAACGCATTCGCCGAGGCTTACATAGATTATCGGCTGCAGGCCAAGTATGAGGCCACGCGTCGCGCGAGCGCTTGGCTGGAAGAACGGATCAGCGAGCTTCGCCAGCAGGCAAGCAACGCCTACAAGGCGGTTCAAGATTTCAAGGCCGAGAATGGCATCATCATCGGAGTAGAAGGGAAGCTCGCGAGCGAGGTTGAGCTTGACCAACTGGGCGTGGCGCTCGCAAAAGCCCGCGCCGATACGAGCCAAGCGCGGGCCAAGCTGGATCGGATACAGCTCATACTTGAACAGCGCCCGGAGAAAGAGAACTTCGCCATTCCCGATCCGGTTGTTACGGACGCTCTTAACAGCCAAGTCATCACCAAGCTTCGGCAGAAATTCCTTGAGAATCAAAACAGGCAAGCCGAATGGAGTGTCCGGTACGGACCCGACCACGAGGCAGTGAAGAATCTGCGTTCGGAAATGGCGGCGCTGCAACGTTCGATTTGGGACGAAATTTCGCGTATCGCGGAGAGCTATAAAAGCGAGCTGCAGATCGCGAAGTCCCAGGAAGAGGCCATCGATAAGCGAATGCTCGAGATCTTCCAACAGTCTGGATCAACACGGCAGGCGCAGGTCAGGCTCCGCGAACTGGAGACTGGAGCAAATACCTATCGCGGAATTTACGAAGCTTTCTTGTCACGGTTTACGCAGTCGGTTCAACAGCAATCATTCCCGTCGACGGAGGCCCGCGTAGTTACCGAGGCCTCGGCTCCGAGTAAGCCGAGCTCGCCAAAGGTAGGAATCACTTTGGCTTTCGCCGTGATGTGCGGATTGGGGCTTGGCGCGCTGAGTGCCATAGCCCGCGAGCAGTTCATGCATCGTCGGGTGCATACGCGTGATCAGCTTGAAACGCTGTTGGGGACGAGCTGCCTCGCCGCTTTTCCTCAGCTATCCAGACTCAAAGCTAGATTGCGCGGTAGGTCCTCAGCGTTTCGCCAAATCAACGAGGCGCCTCCTTTCTCGGCTACCGCTGAGGCGCTACGCTATATCAAGGTTGCGATTGACCTTTATCCCGGCGAGGCCAAGGTCATCGGCATCACTTCAGCGCTCCCCGGCGAGGGCAAGACGACGGTCGCGGCTGCGGTTGCAGCTTTCCTGGCAAAGACCGGGGCGCGCACACTCGTCATTGACTCCGACTTGCGCAGTCCTGCTCTGTCGCAAACGCTTGGTTATATCGATGAACGCGGGTTGCAGAAGATGGCCGCAGAGGGCTTGGCATTGGCCGACGTCGTCATCCCTGATCCCAACTTCAAATTCGACGTAATACCGTCCCCTGCTACCGCGAGGCCCTCGAACAGCTCCGACGTTCTCAGTGCGCCTTCGATCAGGAAAGAACTGGAAAGGGCCCGTCAAGACTACGATTATATCCTATGCGATCTGCCGCCGATCCTGCCGATCGTTGACGTAAAGGCCGTCGCGGGACTGTTCGACGCGTTTATCATGGTGGTGGAATGGGGTAACTCGACCGATGAGGTCCTCAAAGCCGTTCGTTCATCGCCTCTGCTTTCGGAGCGACTGGTTGGCGCGGTCCTGAACAAGACTGACGAGACCTTTATGCGTCGCTTTGAGGGCTATTCCGATCGGCGGTACGCCTACTACACGAAATAG
- a CDS encoding NAD(P)-binding protein, translating to MLAVVLEVGFTRLIWGCFFEHVTLMTDSSDSERFDAVVLGAGISGLVAASILQRQGARSVLVIDEYSWLGGNHIDCSLGEYTFDVGSFIFQDDSPLLTHFPELLSLYIPISPSWGRLTPQGFVTRYPLSVADDLLRAGPLEWILIFGSVIVARLSRRRIRSAEDFATFWIGSRMLMRSGLGYYLDRFYGFPADKVDAKFAEKRMLWIREHARLRNLLRRCVSPAPPSPPNQQLARPREGFSYLYHKARERLEAQGARFLLGVKMGRLERHDGRFSIAVGDRRIVGGRLVSTIPLFQIQALCGLEAQRELKTVTLMSLFYSYSGQRGFKQSILYNFSSKGAWKRLTMHSDFYGKCGGREFFSVELNAEHVAQDAGAADRDFREHTKANRLFSGDLRLEGSHLLSNAYPIYTENADENAKHAMDVLAKLGIESIGRQGSFDYQPTARDSTLKAEAALQRRSAESSS from the coding sequence ATGCTGGCTGTTGTTCTCGAAGTGGGGTTTACTAGGTTGATTTGGGGATGTTTTTTTGAACATGTCACTCTGATGACTGATAGCTCCGACTCTGAGCGGTTTGATGCGGTCGTTCTGGGAGCTGGAATTAGCGGCCTGGTTGCTGCCTCAATTTTGCAGCGTCAGGGCGCACGGAGCGTGCTGGTCATCGATGAGTACTCTTGGCTCGGCGGCAATCACATCGACTGCAGCCTCGGAGAATATACCTTCGATGTGGGTAGCTTCATCTTCCAGGACGACTCGCCTCTGTTGACGCACTTTCCGGAACTGCTGTCGCTCTATATCCCGATTAGCCCATCGTGGGGCCGTCTGACACCACAGGGATTTGTGACTCGCTACCCGCTGTCCGTCGCAGATGACCTGTTGCGAGCTGGTCCGCTCGAATGGATTTTGATTTTTGGTTCCGTTATCGTGGCCCGTCTGTCTCGTCGTCGCATACGCAGCGCGGAAGACTTCGCGACCTTCTGGATCGGCTCGAGGATGTTGATGCGCTCGGGGCTGGGTTACTATCTGGATCGATTTTATGGTTTTCCAGCCGACAAAGTGGACGCCAAGTTTGCGGAGAAGAGGATGCTCTGGATCCGGGAGCACGCACGTCTCCGCAACCTCCTTCGGCGATGCGTTTCGCCAGCTCCCCCGTCGCCGCCCAATCAACAACTCGCTCGACCGCGGGAGGGGTTTTCATATCTCTATCACAAGGCAAGGGAGCGGCTTGAGGCTCAGGGCGCGCGCTTTCTCTTGGGCGTGAAGATGGGCCGTCTTGAGAGACATGATGGAAGGTTTTCGATAGCCGTGGGGGACCGCCGGATTGTCGGGGGGCGTCTGGTGTCGACCATCCCTCTATTTCAGATTCAGGCCCTATGCGGTCTAGAGGCGCAACGAGAGCTTAAAACGGTTACACTGATGAGCCTCTTTTACAGCTATTCGGGTCAACGCGGATTCAAGCAATCGATCTTGTATAACTTTTCGAGCAAGGGCGCGTGGAAACGCCTCACGATGCACTCCGATTTCTACGGCAAGTGCGGCGGACGCGAATTCTTCTCAGTAGAACTCAATGCTGAGCATGTTGCTCAGGACGCTGGCGCGGCGGACCGCGACTTCAGAGAGCATACAAAAGCCAATCGACTGTTTTCGGGTGACCTTCGCCTGGAGGGCTCTCACCTGCTTTCTAACGCCTATCCGATTTACACTGAGAACGCTGATGAGAACGCCAAGCACGCGATGGATGTCCTCGCTAAACTCGGAATTGAGTCCATCGGACGCCAAGGCAGCTTTGACTATCAACCGACGGCTCGGGATTCGACCTTGAAGGCGGAAGCCGCACTTCAGCGCCGATCGGCTGAGAGCTCCAGCTAG
- a CDS encoding glycoside hydrolase family 16 protein, which yields MLLEEFDELRVSADRIGPARWTAHTPWAGDFGDAAFANPGPKGPFKVENGILSITASKDKNGRWTSGLLAAADASGAGTGTRYGYFEARMKMPAGRGTWPAFWLAALKPAAMTEGNVEIDVIEYYGQFPSAYQAATHIWYKDPQKTRGEAQKIDILADTLFNEFHTFGADISPQAIVFFLDRKPVWTQPTPPELDGPLYPLVNLALGGGWPIDRTPNPSTLLIDYVHVFARDTGPPEGCPPGPAMLPP from the coding sequence GTGTTGCTCGAAGAGTTCGACGAGCTCCGTGTGTCGGCCGACCGCATCGGCCCCGCACGGTGGACGGCGCACACGCCGTGGGCTGGCGATTTTGGAGACGCTGCATTCGCAAACCCCGGACCAAAGGGGCCGTTCAAGGTTGAGAATGGAATTCTTTCCATCACCGCTTCGAAGGATAAAAACGGCCGCTGGACGTCAGGACTTTTGGCCGCCGCCGATGCGTCTGGCGCAGGGACCGGAACACGCTACGGCTATTTCGAGGCACGGATGAAGATGCCGGCAGGCCGCGGCACTTGGCCGGCATTCTGGCTTGCAGCCTTGAAGCCGGCAGCGATGACCGAGGGCAATGTCGAAATCGACGTCATCGAATACTACGGGCAATTTCCGTCTGCTTATCAAGCCGCGACGCACATCTGGTACAAGGATCCGCAGAAGACGCGCGGCGAGGCTCAGAAGATCGATATACTTGCCGATACTCTCTTTAACGAGTTCCACACCTTCGGCGCCGATATCTCGCCGCAGGCTATTGTGTTCTTCTTGGATCGCAAGCCGGTATGGACGCAGCCAACTCCTCCCGAACTCGACGGCCCGCTCTATCCCCTTGTGAATCTTGCACTCGGTGGTGGGTGGCCGATCGACCGGACCCCCAATCCCTCCACGCTGCTCATCGACTATGTTCACGTATTCGCACGCGACACAGGCCCACCGGAGGGCTGCCCTCCTGGTCCCGCTATGCTGCCCCCCTGA
- a CDS encoding acyltransferase, producing the protein MTEERFEVLDALRGFAAIGVVLFHLSIVGTPQLAPHGYLAVDFFFMLSGFVLSHSYAVRLQSRRLTVSSFLQLRMKRLLPLSLLGLLLGTGYFLVRLAMQKYSQYALSDILAGTAFNAALLPKPWVSQAPTDTTFPTNTPMWSLSFEIAVNVLWAALISRVTTKCAWVITAVTGGLLTLMILKNGTADLGATWTTFFGGAVRTLFGFFVGVLVWHYRPRPFLSTFPLLPMILLLATVFCFPIRSSVLDAVSIVLIFPLLMCLSVACHHRRKQRLLSELGRLSYPLYVVHAPILMSTVGLLKAIHLEQTASCYLFALVPICILVAIGLDKYYDRPIASVLGKQRVRSAL; encoded by the coding sequence TTGACGGAAGAGAGGTTTGAAGTGCTGGATGCGCTCCGTGGCTTCGCCGCCATAGGCGTCGTGCTCTTTCACCTTTCGATCGTCGGTACACCGCAGTTGGCACCTCATGGTTATCTGGCGGTGGATTTTTTCTTCATGCTTAGCGGGTTTGTGCTTTCGCACTCCTATGCGGTGCGTCTTCAGTCCCGCAGGCTAACAGTCAGCAGCTTCCTTCAACTTCGCATGAAGAGGTTATTGCCGCTCAGCCTGTTAGGACTCTTGTTGGGAACTGGGTATTTCTTGGTTCGATTGGCGATGCAGAAATATTCGCAGTACGCACTTTCTGACATTCTCGCCGGGACAGCCTTCAACGCGGCTTTGCTGCCTAAGCCCTGGGTAAGTCAGGCTCCTACAGACACGACATTTCCCACCAACACTCCGATGTGGTCATTGTCATTTGAAATCGCCGTAAACGTGCTTTGGGCGGCGCTGATATCAAGGGTAACTACAAAGTGCGCTTGGGTGATCACTGCTGTCACTGGCGGACTACTTACCCTAATGATCCTCAAAAACGGCACCGCCGATCTCGGGGCCACATGGACGACGTTTTTCGGAGGTGCCGTACGCACCCTATTCGGCTTCTTTGTCGGCGTCCTGGTCTGGCATTATCGCCCCAGACCATTCCTATCAACATTCCCGCTTTTGCCGATGATCCTTCTGCTTGCGACGGTCTTTTGCTTTCCGATCCGTAGTTCTGTGCTCGATGCTGTTTCGATCGTCCTTATCTTTCCACTTCTTATGTGTCTGTCCGTCGCGTGCCATCACCGGCGAAAGCAGCGTCTCCTGAGCGAGTTAGGCCGCCTTTCGTATCCACTCTACGTCGTTCACGCTCCAATTCTCATGTCGACGGTCGGTTTGCTGAAGGCCATTCATCTTGAGCAGACGGCTTCTTGTTACCTCTTCGCGCTAGTACCAATTTGCATTCTGGTGGCGATCGGTCTGGACAAGTATTACGATCGCCCGATCGCATCGGTTCTTGGAAAACAAAGAGTCCGATCCGCGTTGTAG
- a CDS encoding sugar transferase produces the protein MADLVDTRGKLSFIVETPHPAETVKCPTGSATKRVLDVILAIFGVLLLSPLFLICYTATVLSSPGPALFRHRRVGFNGETFACLKFRTMVPDAAERLQRLLDSDAAAAAEWNAARKLRCDPRVTAIGALMRKSSLDELPQLFNVLRGDMSIVGPRPVTEEELVRYEHNVGAYLSCRPGITGLWQVSGRSTTTYGRRVACDTYYARNWSIVLDTKIMLATIPALFEDGAY, from the coding sequence ATGGCCGATTTGGTCGATACTCGCGGAAAGCTGTCTTTTATCGTCGAGACGCCTCATCCGGCGGAAACGGTGAAGTGCCCCACAGGTTCAGCAACGAAGAGAGTGCTGGACGTTATACTAGCAATTTTCGGTGTGCTGCTGTTATCCCCCCTATTCTTGATCTGCTACACAGCCACAGTACTTTCTTCGCCAGGTCCAGCACTTTTCCGCCACCGGCGGGTCGGTTTCAATGGCGAGACTTTCGCTTGCTTAAAATTTCGCACTATGGTCCCGGATGCGGCCGAACGACTGCAGCGATTATTGGACTCTGATGCTGCCGCCGCTGCTGAATGGAACGCCGCTCGCAAACTGCGTTGCGATCCTCGGGTAACGGCCATCGGCGCATTGATGCGGAAATCCAGCCTCGACGAATTACCCCAATTGTTTAACGTTTTACGCGGCGATATGAGCATCGTCGGACCGCGGCCAGTGACCGAAGAAGAACTGGTTCGCTATGAGCACAATGTCGGTGCCTATCTTTCATGCCGGCCAGGCATTACCGGACTCTGGCAAGTGAGCGGTCGCAGTACCACCACGTATGGTAGGCGTGTGGCGTGTGACACCTATTACGCCAGAAACTGGTCCATAGTACTCGACACCAAGATCATGCTCGCAACAATACCGGCCCTGTTCGAGGATGGAGCTTACTGA
- a CDS encoding glycosyltransferase, with protein sequence MSSSANFGINGRFLTQPLTGVQRYAHNVGAAMSRSLAARGKEAAIIAPADAVDPGFQSIPLITAGPLAGHLWEQIVLPARWPDRLLNLCNTAPAIKSDQVVCIHDANVFVAPQSYRSLFRTTYRTLQPLLAKRAARIATVSAASARQIACHLPVRAADIAVLPNGHEHALTWEPTRAHIAPSAVPDGRFALALGSRASHKNLQLVLRIAPELAAMNLGIIIAGGGADIYAPESLTGAQGVKLLGYVTDDDLAYLMERALCLLFPSWTEGFGLPIIEAMARGCPVISSNRASMPEVCGDAALLAAPDDPAEWLRQIRQLASSTEQRTELVGRGRERLRHFSWESTAAGYLELMHEPRRALSAPTVKALPLPSIAVVVATRGRPEIVTATLTHLLRNQTLQPKSIVVSGVLPEDAGEAANLPGVRVVLGPPGLPAQRNTALAALGNAAEVVAFFDDDFVADPDWLAAAAMIFRDEPDVIGLTGYLLADGIHGPGLSFDEARSILAANNSPQGSMWIEPFSPYGCNMAFRAAAIGETRFDERLVLYGWQEDRDFGAALAKHGGRLIKSAHARGVHMGVKGGRVAGDKLGYSQVVNPIYLLRKGTMTARQAASHIFRNVASNLARFLKPEPFIDRRGRLRGNIRGLSDVLRGRIEPERATTIMGTGDKMRSVTQVPLSAKGNGDGTAGL encoded by the coding sequence ATGAGCTCGTCCGCCAACTTCGGCATAAATGGCCGGTTCTTGACTCAACCGCTGACTGGAGTTCAGCGGTACGCCCATAATGTCGGCGCCGCCATGAGTAGATCACTCGCCGCGCGGGGCAAAGAAGCCGCGATCATTGCCCCAGCTGATGCCGTCGATCCGGGATTCCAGTCTATCCCCCTCATAACCGCCGGGCCGCTTGCTGGGCATCTCTGGGAGCAGATAGTGCTTCCGGCGCGATGGCCGGACCGACTCCTCAATCTTTGCAACACCGCGCCAGCGATCAAGTCCGATCAGGTGGTATGTATTCACGACGCGAACGTCTTTGTAGCGCCGCAGAGCTATCGCTCACTGTTCCGCACGACGTACCGAACCCTGCAGCCGTTGCTGGCCAAGCGTGCTGCCAGGATTGCGACTGTCTCAGCCGCCTCGGCCCGCCAAATTGCTTGTCACCTTCCTGTGCGCGCCGCCGACATTGCGGTCCTTCCAAATGGCCACGAACACGCACTGACTTGGGAGCCAACTCGCGCCCACATCGCCCCCTCAGCCGTGCCCGATGGACGTTTTGCATTGGCGCTGGGGTCGCGTGCTTCCCACAAAAATCTGCAGCTCGTTCTCAGAATCGCACCGGAACTTGCTGCCATGAATCTCGGCATAATCATCGCAGGAGGAGGCGCGGATATTTACGCTCCCGAGAGCCTGACCGGCGCGCAAGGGGTAAAACTGCTTGGCTACGTTACGGATGACGATCTCGCGTACCTGATGGAACGAGCGTTGTGCTTGCTCTTTCCGTCGTGGACCGAGGGGTTTGGGCTTCCCATCATTGAAGCGATGGCCCGTGGATGTCCGGTCATTTCGTCCAACCGCGCCAGCATGCCTGAAGTGTGTGGCGATGCAGCCCTGCTTGCCGCGCCCGACGATCCTGCCGAATGGCTTCGACAGATTCGACAGCTCGCAAGTTCGACGGAGCAAAGAACTGAACTTGTCGGAAGAGGACGCGAGCGGCTCCGACATTTCTCATGGGAGAGTACCGCCGCCGGCTATCTCGAACTTATGCACGAACCCAGACGCGCCTTGAGCGCACCTACAGTGAAAGCCCTGCCCCTACCGAGCATAGCCGTCGTCGTCGCAACGCGAGGCCGCCCTGAAATCGTCACCGCCACCCTTACGCACCTGCTTCGTAATCAGACCCTGCAGCCCAAGTCCATTGTCGTCTCAGGCGTCCTGCCGGAGGACGCCGGCGAAGCGGCGAATCTACCGGGCGTTCGAGTTGTCCTCGGTCCTCCTGGATTGCCGGCTCAGCGAAATACCGCCCTCGCCGCCCTGGGCAATGCCGCTGAGGTTGTGGCCTTCTTTGACGATGATTTTGTCGCCGATCCGGACTGGCTGGCGGCTGCCGCCATGATTTTCCGCGACGAGCCGGATGTCATCGGACTTACGGGCTATCTCCTTGCTGATGGCATTCACGGGCCGGGACTAAGCTTTGACGAAGCGCGGAGCATCCTTGCAGCAAATAACAGCCCGCAAGGCTCGATGTGGATTGAACCGTTTAGTCCCTATGGCTGCAACATGGCTTTTCGTGCCGCGGCGATCGGCGAAACGAGGTTCGACGAGCGCCTTGTACTTTACGGCTGGCAGGAAGACAGGGACTTTGGCGCGGCGCTCGCAAAGCACGGGGGACGCCTGATCAAATCTGCGCATGCGCGTGGTGTTCACATGGGTGTCAAGGGCGGGAGGGTCGCGGGAGACAAACTAGGTTATTCCCAGGTGGTCAATCCGATCTACCTGTTGCGCAAAGGCACGATGACTGCCCGTCAGGCAGCGAGCCATATCTTTAGGAATGTCGCCAGCAATCTCGCACGTTTTTTGAAGCCCGAACCGTTCATCGATCGTCGAGGTCGGTTGCGAGGAAACATTCGCGGCCTCTCTGACGTACTGCGAGGACGCATTGAGCCGGAACGTGCGACAACGATCATGGGCACTGGTGACAAGATGAGGTCAGTCACACAAGTACCCCTCTCAGCGAAAGGCAATGGTGATGGGACTGCAGGTTTGTGA
- a CDS encoding glycosyltransferase → MKVAIVHYWLVGMRGGEKVVEALCEMYPGADIYTHVYVPEMVSETIRKHHVATTFINRLPRAQRMYKAYLPLMPMALEQLDLRPYDLIISSESGPAKGVIAPPGALHVCYCHTPMRYIWNMFHDYQQSAGFLTRLAIPPLANYLRLWDVSSAARVDSFVANSATVAARIRRYYGNDSTIIHPPIDTKAFSPVPCSEVADYYLMAGELVSYKRPDLAVRAFNELKLNLVVIGGGELLPEVCRLAGPTVSVLGPQPFAILKHHYARCRALIFPGEEDFGMVPVEAMASGRPVVAFGRGGATETVANDLTGVFFHEQTVGAIADAVKRLSTMEFDSDAIVAHAAHFNREQFVRKMRAHIDALLAQRDLAGQNLRDQSSFRRQWAAT, encoded by the coding sequence ATGAAAGTTGCCATCGTACACTATTGGCTCGTTGGAATGCGCGGCGGCGAGAAAGTCGTTGAAGCGCTATGCGAAATGTATCCGGGCGCAGACATCTATACACACGTTTATGTTCCGGAGATGGTCTCGGAGACAATTCGCAAGCACCACGTTGCTACGACATTTATAAATAGGCTTCCTCGCGCGCAGCGAATGTACAAGGCCTACCTGCCTCTGATGCCGATGGCGCTGGAGCAGCTCGATCTGCGGCCATATGACCTGATCATCAGCAGCGAGTCCGGGCCGGCGAAGGGCGTCATAGCGCCGCCCGGCGCGTTACACGTCTGCTATTGTCACACACCCATGCGCTACATCTGGAACATGTTCCACGACTATCAGCAGAGCGCAGGTTTCCTCACCCGTTTGGCGATTCCGCCACTTGCGAATTATTTGCGGCTTTGGGACGTCTCGTCAGCCGCCCGCGTCGACAGCTTCGTTGCAAATTCCGCAACGGTTGCAGCGCGTATCCGTCGCTACTATGGCAACGATTCCACCATTATCCACCCTCCCATCGATACCAAGGCGTTCTCACCGGTGCCATGCTCCGAAGTGGCGGACTATTACCTGATGGCCGGCGAGCTCGTCTCCTATAAGCGGCCCGATCTTGCGGTACGCGCCTTTAATGAATTGAAGCTGAACTTGGTCGTAATAGGCGGCGGCGAATTGCTTCCTGAGGTCTGTCGCCTTGCCGGTCCGACAGTGTCAGTGCTCGGACCGCAGCCGTTTGCAATCCTCAAGCATCACTACGCGCGCTGCCGCGCGTTGATTTTTCCCGGTGAGGAGGATTTCGGAATGGTTCCCGTCGAAGCCATGGCTAGCGGCCGTCCCGTTGTTGCGTTTGGACGCGGGGGCGCGACGGAGACTGTCGCAAACGACCTGACCGGCGTTTTCTTCCATGAGCAAACCGTCGGCGCGATCGCGGATGCCGTTAAACGACTTTCCACTATGGAATTCGACTCCGACGCCATCGTTGCTCATGCCGCGCACTTCAACCGCGAGCAATTCGTCCGGAAGATGCGAGCCCACATTGATGCCCTTCTTGCGCAACGCGATCTTGCTGGGCAGAACCTGCGGGACCAATCCTCGTTTCGCCGTCAGTGGGCCGCCACTTGA
- a CDS encoding lipopolysaccharide biosynthesis protein: MLTRKTIFGAVWTVSSRLSGRLIDFFTLLVLARLLTPGDFGLTAIAATLITIADMVLEVPTLQALTRLPHVKKSHLDTAFTLSMIRGVILGSVLLLAAWPFAHLYKDPRLVALILASGIGPLARSLYSPGMVEYVRSMSFRQVFLAEIAGKLIAAATAIALVSLGAGYWAIVASGISAALGATSMSYVLAPYRPRLTLSEFREFSAFLGWLSGAQILIALSWQFDRILLGFSLSKAALGQYTIASDLSVMPTQSLIGPAMQPLMAALAQINPSTDRLRKAYSKASRFTMLLAAPACIGMSLTSDLIAEVLLGPQWHDAGLYLRWLALSTVLSAFYQPLHSLALATNQTSLVFRLTLVELCSKVVLMFLGLYFYSLIGVIAARGLVSFILFVLSLRAARQLVGTNAASELAKLWQVAAACAVMTVLVIVLRHTLIWTRIPALLELGTVSLFGGAVYVASLYGFGIRLTKSLKAV; encoded by the coding sequence GTGCTGACTCGCAAGACCATCTTCGGGGCTGTGTGGACGGTCTCGTCCAGGTTGTCAGGCCGACTCATCGACTTCTTTACTCTTCTTGTTCTGGCTCGGCTTCTGACGCCCGGCGACTTTGGGCTTACGGCGATCGCCGCTACGTTGATTACGATCGCGGATATGGTGCTCGAGGTACCAACGCTCCAAGCCCTTACGCGATTGCCCCATGTGAAGAAGTCACATCTGGATACAGCATTTACCCTGAGCATGATCAGGGGCGTTATACTGGGCTCGGTGCTGTTGCTCGCCGCATGGCCGTTTGCACATCTTTACAAGGATCCCCGGCTCGTCGCGCTGATTCTGGCGAGCGGGATCGGACCCCTAGCACGCAGCCTCTACAGCCCGGGCATGGTTGAATACGTCCGCAGCATGAGTTTCAGGCAAGTGTTCCTTGCTGAGATCGCCGGCAAGCTGATCGCTGCTGCAACCGCGATCGCCCTGGTGTCACTCGGAGCTGGTTATTGGGCAATTGTGGCCAGCGGCATCTCTGCGGCCTTAGGGGCCACATCGATGTCATACGTGTTGGCACCCTATAGGCCGCGCCTGACGCTCTCCGAGTTTCGGGAATTCTCGGCTTTTCTCGGCTGGCTCAGCGGCGCGCAGATCCTAATTGCCTTAAGCTGGCAATTTGATCGCATCCTCCTCGGGTTCTCATTAAGCAAAGCCGCACTCGGTCAATACACGATCGCCAGCGACCTCTCGGTCATGCCCACTCAAAGCCTGATTGGCCCGGCCATGCAGCCTCTCATGGCGGCATTGGCGCAGATCAATCCAAGCACGGACCGACTGCGCAAGGCGTATTCGAAGGCATCCCGCTTCACCATGCTCCTTGCGGCGCCAGCCTGCATCGGCATGTCTCTGACATCTGATCTGATCGCCGAGGTCCTGTTGGGTCCGCAATGGCACGATGCCGGCCTCTATCTGCGGTGGCTTGCTCTCTCGACCGTCCTTAGCGCCTTCTATCAGCCTCTGCATTCTCTGGCGCTCGCGACCAACCAGACCAGTTTGGTGTTTCGGCTGACCTTGGTTGAACTGTGTTCAAAGGTCGTTCTAATGTTTCTTGGTCTGTATTTTTACTCGCTGATCGGGGTCATCGCCGCGCGCGGCCTGGTCTCCTTCATCTTGTTTGTCCTCTCGCTTCGCGCCGCCCGACAACTTGTCGGCACCAATGCGGCTTCGGAATTAGCCAAGCTCTGGCAAGTGGCCGCTGCATGCGCAGTCATGACCGTTTTGGTTATCGTCTTGAGACACACGCTTATTTGGACACGGATCCCGGCTCTGTTGGAGCTGGGGACGGTCTCGCTATTTGGCGGCGCAGTCTATGTGGCTTCGCTGTACGGCTTTGGAATCCGACTCACAAAGAGTTTGAAGGCCGTGTGA